The nucleotide sequence ATCCATTTGTCAATAAAAGAGTTGATCACATGGTTGATGCTGGTCTACTTGTGGAAGTTGGTGACATCTATACACTAGATGCAGACTATACAAAGGGCTTGAGGCAGGCCATCGGTGTTAGGGAATTTGAGTTATTTCTTCGACGTCACATACTGGAACATCAAAAAGCCTGTGGTGAATCTTACCTTCAGGCACTAAATGATCAGACATTGAGGCAGAATATACATCATATCATGGATTCCCCTGACAACAATGAACAGAAAGCTCTTTTAATTGAAGCAATTGAAAATGTCAAACTGAACACACGAAGACTTGTACGGCGTCAAGTAAGTACTGTTCCCTTCTAAAGTAGCTAGTTGTATGTTTAAACAAGGTATAACCAAGTAAGAAATGTTTGTGTGCAGAACATTCGGTTTTTCAAGTCTGCCTTCATGGGGTGGGCAAGTGTTCAGTTCTTGCAAAACCGGATGTAATTGAACTGTACATCGAATTTGGTTAAACTCTCTGATCAAAGGTGCAGAATTTGGTTGATTTGTGTAGGACACGAAGTTCTTGAAACCAATTGCTGATGTTTTATACTCTAGGAATAAATATACATGACATATAAACAATATCTGGAAGATATATAGCTTATCAAAGTTCATAAAAAGATGCAGAGCATGAACTCCTAATGCTCTTCCCCTTCATTAGTGACAGAGGAGCCTTCTTAATCTGAACTTCGTTATTTGATATTAAAATGAGGAAGTACTTGCAAGTTTTCTTGCTTTCGGTGCACTAGTTGTTACTGATCCTGAGATTCTTTGAGTTAGACCTTTTGGAAATGCCTATTGCTGATTGTCTGATTGTTCTCAGAGGAGAAGGCTTAATCGGCTGCAGATGCTATTTGGATGGAACATACATTATGTTGATGCTACAAAGTCCATAATAAGTATGTGATTCGGCTTTAAACTTAAATGAAATTTCACATCAATTTCAAAGTCCTTTCTTCTTAGAAGGTATATTGTCCTGATTTTGGCTGTACTTGCAAGTAATATCTGAATTAATTGGCATGTTTTACACAGGTGGCTCTGATGGTGTATGGGCAGTGGAAGTGGTCGAACCCTCTGCGAGAATAATCAAATCCTTTCTCACTGGGGAATGCAGCACAGAGAATAGCAGCAATGCTTCTGAAGAAATGAGGTTGATGCAAAAGGATATCTGGACTCGGCATGTATGCGAGGTTAGTGTCAGCTGCTTCATTCCTTCCGCCCCCCTTTTCCGACTCCCCTCAAATAATAGGAAATGAAAAGGGAAGGGTTAAAagtaaaaatgaagataaaaccGATGTATCCAACTATTGGTAATTTGGTGATAGCTACCAATCATGCAACATTTATATAGTTGTCCTGATATATGTGCGTATTATTTTGGTTGCTTGTCAGGCATGTGGGAATAAGGTCCTCAGAGGTGCGCATGAATGGGAACAACACAGGCAGGGCCGTGGCCATCGAAAACGAGTTTCTCGGCttaaaaaatctggaaacttGTGCTCGTGAAGCTATATGGATACCTCCCCCGCTTCAACCACAGTTAGTTACTTTTTAACTGCCATGTGAAGTAttgtcatatttttttttttcacatGTGTTAGTTTCGTTGTCAAAAATGGTTGCACTCATTTTGCTCAGTCTGTAATTTACTGAACAGTTTTTCAGTCAAGTTAAATGAAGCAGTTTATTCGATTGTCTTGCAGAAAAAAATTAATTCTCAGTGTTGCTTTTGTTCTTTTGTGCTCTAATTAGACTGGCTCCAGGATTTGCTTATAATCTTCTTTATTGGAGAGGGTTTAGACTATTTTCTGCAGCACAATTTTTCTTACAGCCATTCCAGATACATGTCTATGCTGCATACACTATGCAGAAactaaggggttgtttggttacCAGGTGTGATGGACAAGGATATCCCATGGGATTAGCTATCTCATCTTCTATATGGGATAGGTAATCCCACCACCATTTGGGTATAAAATTTATCCCATCACTAGCTAATACCTATAACCAAACATTGAATAAATACAATCCCATATTCTATGCCGTATCCCGataaccaaacgacccccaagTGTTAACGGTGGTTGAATAATAGAAGAGCACACGTGTTTAATCAACAACTTGCATCATTAGTGTGGTAAATCAGTTGGCAACAAAATAGGTGGTTTAGTTAATTTTCAAATGAGTTACAGGCTTACAGCTTCTGCTGTTGCGCagagttttttttttgggttccCATTAGACAATAGTATTCTTTGTGGTCCGACTAAATTTGAATTCGTGTTGGAGAGTTTCATATTGGGGGTTAAAGCTCTCTAATTAACAAAGACGACTTCATACATGGGGCTTGAACTTGAAATCTCTGATAAAGATGGAGTACTTACCATTTCACAACTAATCCCTTGTTGGTAGCGAGAAGAGTGGTTGAATTCTATAACATAGCTGACAATATCATTCATACATCTGTTAGATGCAATCAATGAATAATACAATAACAATTACTCTGTTTTCTCTAATCAATGATAGGAAGAAGGGCTTCGCTAGTTTACCTAAGAATCTAGTTATTTAGTCAGTTTATAACCGTCTTTTTCGATTGATGGAAAAGGCTACACCCTAAAATAGACAAACACAAAATGATTAAATTTTTCACCTCTTCTATCTTATTTCACATTAAAGAAATTGATTCAgctaaatgaaaaaaaaaaaaaggaaaagcaaatTACCAATTATAGGACCAAAGAAGCTGTGGCAAGGTCTTCAATTACATTGTCATTTGTCAGTTTACCCTTTTACTATAGCTGTGGTGGCTCAGAAATGGCAGGGGCTAGTGGAATCCAAGCAAGGCTGATGCAACTTTATTTTAGTGGACTGTTTGTATGCACGACTGGATGTCCGACAACAGATTCGATTTGTTTGGACATGGGCCTCTTTTGCTGTTTCTTGATTCTAATGTTAAAATCTGATATCAAGATTTAGCTACCACATtctcaaatttattttaaagattaAAATCTATTTGaacattatttttaaaatatattttacttttttttttttgaaaaaaacatGAAACGTGACTTATACTCATAAGTTCTAATCAGAGATACCAAACTAGCTAATCATGTATATGCAGAACCTTTATCGATGtcattcattatcattatcacaaatcatagtcctgaacatagaTAAGTTTGGCACAAAATTATCATTTATATAATAAATTACATAATACACTATCCTAAAACAATAACCTGATATTTTAATAGCAACTGCTATTAACACGATTACTAGCTACTATAATTCGTCAAATTGTAATAATATTACAAGATCCAtcagttaaaaaaaattatttagctGGTGGATTAGTTAGGTCATAATAGATggactttttttaaaaaatataaagtttggggtaatttttgaaattgttaaaaaccCCAACTGTACTATTTTGAGCCAAAAACAGGTATAGAGTTATTTTGGGATTTGAaacttttgttttcaaaatctgtCAACATGTGGATAAAATTTATAAACAAACATGTTTtaccaaaatttttgaaaaaaattgcaAAAATCTATGGCCAGATGGTGCTTAATCATTTGATAGAGCAAAAGCATTTGGATTTTTACCACCTCCAATAAAAGATTTAAAATTCATTTTCAAAGAACTAGTTTCACCAAGTAatgctgattttttttttaaagaatagCTTTTCTGTCTATAAATGCTCGAGCCATATTTTTAACCGGGGTAATAAAAGAAATGGGGCGGGTCTAATAATAGGACGAGTAATATTATCAATATTTGTTGTCTGACCCAAAGAGCCATGTGGCCAAGTAAAAAGATGCCTACAAGTTAAAATCGTAGCCAACAACTTTTACCGTTAAATTGAAAGGTAATTTTAGTATAAAAATAACGATGAGAGTATTTGAGGACCAAAAGATAAATGGAGGATAATTTTAAACTATCTACCAAACAATATGAGTAATTTTGACCTTTTTCTGTAAAACAAATATCAAAGTTTGAAAAAGAAAGTAAGAACTTCTGATGGAATTTATTTCCAACTTTTCGTTCATTAGAGAGAAAATTGGTCACTAGGGATTTTTCCAGTATTGATGAACCATGGTCCATAGAGCATGTCGAATATCTTTTGGGATTTGCTCCTTCAATATTTACATTTAGGGCCCGTTTGGccaaaaaaagttttttttttcgaattatcgtttggccataaaaatctcaaattttcacttgaagttgaatttaagaattttttggaatttgaaaaactacaaaaagctattttttaaaaatttcacttcaaagcactcacaaaaattcaaaaactcaaattgcatatatatatatatatatatatatatatatatatatatccaaaagtttttatttccaaaaaatatatatattgattttttttaaaccCTTTTTCggaatttcacaattcttatgtccaaacacccactTAGTTTAATCAAGGGGATATAAATAGAATAAGATTTACTTTTATTATACGGTCAGATGTTCTCTTTCTTGTACTAACGTTACTATAACATACTGGAATACACGCATATGATACTGAAAATCTAATTTCGAGCATAATAAAGAACATGATAAATCTCTATAGTGTATAACCTTTTAATAATTCAACAACATACCAATTATTTGAAAGAAAAGCCTAAGGTCACATTCCTTAAATTAAGTGATGTTATGTCAATGATTTCCATATCAAAACTCAATCGTAAATTAGATAGCACAAAGAAGGGCCATAGGGAAAAATCCAGTAAATGAACATGGCATGCTCaacttaaagcaaaagaaaaaaatgaggaCTAAATAAAAAGAGTATCTTTCAATTTAGCCCCATTtgtccataatttttttttcaaaaatatgtttgcccatgaaattttataagtttttggaaaattttcgaaaatgagtttttcaaaaaaaattcagaatTATATTTTCTCCACTCACAAAATTGCAATATTGTTTTTAAGTGAAATGCATgttcaaacataatttcaaatttcaaatactattttcaacttaattccaaatactactccctccggtccataataagtgaccttttggtccaaaataagtatccttttacataatcaagaaggaattaattttatttttccaaaatttttgccCTTATTTACATAGCCCAATATgtcaaggtaacaattaattatgggtaatttagtgaatacatattttttttatctctAGGAGTTCGTGTTTTCTTAAGTGGTGTGCTAGAACTAAaaagtcacttattatggactAAAATGAGTACTTTTAAAAACAATTACTCCatccggtccacaataataaccaatttgcttttttattttggtccaaaataagtgtccatttatataatcaagaaaaaattcaatttattttttcaaaattactctTATGTACGTAACCCTAAAAAATCATTTACTCCTCACGTTTGA is from Nicotiana tabacum cultivar K326 chromosome 18, ASM71507v2, whole genome shotgun sequence and encodes:
- the LOC107819295 gene encoding tRNA dimethylallyltransferase 2 isoform X3: MDAVNPLLSTVENLKPLFNDQQLWSNELWLLLSLGDVPNLSFPVAILISVFQPSSIGKFEIINEIWSRNRLPVIVGGTNYYIQALASPFLLDESVEDSESNCLSDSQEDEQPDLEVEFTDKEHDCAYNRLKHIDPAAAVRIHPNNDRKINQYLNLYARFGVIPSKLLQERTVENWGRVDNSRYDFCFLCVNASLSTMDPFVNKRVDHMVDAGLLVEVGDIYTLDADYTKGLRQAIGVREFELFLRRHILEHQKACGESYLQALNDQTLRQNIHHIMDSPDNNEQKALLIEAIENVKLNTRRLVRRQRRRLNRLQMLFGWNIHYVDATKSIISGSDGVWAVEVVEPSARIIKSFLTGECSTENSSNASEEMRLMQKDIWTRHVCEACGNKVLRGAHEWEQHRQGRGHRKRVSRLKKSGNLCS